A region from the Triticum aestivum cultivar Chinese Spring chromosome 3D, IWGSC CS RefSeq v2.1, whole genome shotgun sequence genome encodes:
- the LOC123080350 gene encoding delta(3,5)-Delta(2,4)-dienoyl-CoA isomerase, peroxisomal translates to MAGAGSSDAEAELRRGFKALAVTRPDPAGAVYEVRLSRPAQLNALSPDSFAEIPRAMALLDRIPAARAVVLSAAGPHFCAGIELGGPGNPLTAPPARGADPTAMAEGLRRAILGMQAALTAVELCRKPVIAAVHGACVGGGVELVAACDIRYCSRDATFVLKEVDMAIVADLGALQRLPRIVGYGNAADLALTGRRITAAEAKEMGLVSRVFDSKQELDAGVAKIAKEISEKSANAVLGTKAVLLRSRDITVEQGLEHVATWNSGMLRSNDLLEAIKAFMEKRKPVFSKL, encoded by the exons ATGGCCGGCGCGGGCTCGTCGGACGCGGAGGCGGAGCTGCGGCGGGGCTTCAAGGCCCTGGCAGTGACGCGGCCGGACCCGGCGGGCGCGGTCTACGAGGTGCGCCTCAGCCGCCCGGCGCAGCTCAACGCGCTCAGCCCGGACTCCTTCGCGGAGATCCCGCGCGCCATGGCGCTGCTCGACCGCATCCCCGCCGCGCGCGCCGTCGTGCTGTCCGCCGCGGGCCCCCACTTCTGCGCGGGCATCGAGCTCGGCGGGCCCGGGAACCCGCTCACTGCGCCCCCCGCCCGCGGCGCCGACCCCACGGCCATGGCCGAGGGGCTCCGCCGCGCGATCCTGGGCATGCAGGCCGCGCTCACCGCCGTCGAGCTGTGCCGGAAGCCCGTCATCGCGGCCGTGCACGGCGCCtgcgtcggcggcggcgtcgaacTGGTGGCCGCCTGCGACATACGCTACTGCTCCAGGGACGCCACCTTCGTGCTCAAGGAGGTGGACATGGCCATCGTCGCCGACCTCGGCGCGCTGCAGCGCCTGCCGCGGATCGTCGGCTACGGGAACGCCGCTGACCTCGCCCTCACCGGCCGCAGGATCACCGCCGCGGAGGCCAAGGAGATGGGGCTCGTCAGCAGGGTGTTCGATTCAAAGCAGGAGCTGGATGCCGGTGTTGCGAAGATAGCCAAGG AAATATCAGAGAAGTCAGCAAATGCAGTATTGGGAACGAAGGCCGTTCTGCTGAGAAGCAGAGATATAACAGTAGAGCAGGGCCTGGAGCATGTCGCGACTTGGAACTCAGGAATGCTGAGATCTAATGACCTGTTGGAGGCCATCAAAGCTTTCATGGAGAAGCGGAAGCCTGTTTTCTCTAAGCTCTGA